DNA sequence from the Bdellovibrionota bacterium genome:
GCGGCGTTTCCTCGGGAGATGACGACCACTGAACCGACCTTTTCCTTCCGCATCGATTCCACCACTTCTTCGAGGGGTGCGTCCTCCCGCGCCACCACCCCTGGCGCCAAATTCAGTTGGCGAATCAGGTAGTTATGCAGCAGTTTTTCCGGTGTTTTTGTCGTAGAAATCCCGTTTTTTCGGCGAAAACTATACGCTCACCGTGCCGGAGCGCAATCCCGCCTGCCCGAGCTCCGCATTTCAGCAAATGAGCCGCAATCTCGAAGGGCCGCTTTTGCGTTCCGGGCGAGGGCGGATCTGCCGATTCTTCGAAAACTCGTGGAGTCAAAGTGTCTGTGAAAATCGTCTTCTGACAGCGTACAAAGTTCCTGAAGGGAAAGACGGAGATGCGGCAGAGGACGCAGGGCTTCCAATCGCATCGGAAACGGTTCGTGATTCCAGGGGCAGACCTCCTGGCAGATGTCGCAGCCGGCAACCCAGCCGTTTAGTCGCTGAGCGATCGGTTCAGGAATCTCGCCGTTTCGATTCTCGACCGTCTGGTAGGAGATGCAGCGGTCGGATCGAAGTTGATACGGCGCTTCCAACGCTTGGGTCGGACAGGCGTCCAGACAACGCGTACACGTCCCGCACCGGTTGAGCGCCGGCGCGTCCGTCGGAAGATCGAGCGTCGACAGAAGTTCACCCAAATAAAGATAAGAGCCGGTCTCTTCACTCATCAGGCAGGTGTTCTTGCCGATCCATCCGATTCCCGCCCGCTCGGCCAGGCTTCGTTCGAGAATCGGCCCGGTATCCACGTACGTCCGATATCGAAACGGCGCATCGACTTGTTCTGACAGCCAAGCGGCGAGCTGTTCCAATTTTTCAAGAACGACCTTGTGATAATCGAGTCCCCAAGCATAACGAGCGAACTTGGCGTTTGTAGGTTGGTGGTTGCTTTGCGGCGCATATGAAATGGCGCCGACAATTACGGTCCGGACGCCGGGCAGGACTCGCTGAAGGTCCCTCCGTTTTTCGACTCGGGAAGGTTCGGTCAGATACCAAAGATCGCCTGCGCCGCCTCGTTCTATCCAGTCGAGGTAACGGCGAAAGTCCGCGGGAGGGTCCGCCGTTGTGATGCCAATGCGGTCAAAGCCGATGGAAAGGCCGTATTCCTTTAAAGTTTCGGCCCCGGAGCGTTTCACGGGAACGAGAATGTCGTGGCCGGATTCATTCAGCAAGTCCAGGGCAATTACGCTTGCGAAAAAGTTGCGGAGTCCTAAAACCTTCTTGCGGACGGAACTCTGGTTTCTGGGTGGAATACTCTATAATTTCAAGCATATTATATGCGAGTAGCTTGTCTGTTTCTTGCAAAAGAAACCAAAACCTTCGGATGGACCAGGGGTACCCAGATGAAGAGAACGTAAAGGCGACTCGGATTATGACTAAACGAGTACATTGCCGGATTCTTATAGCCGGACTCGGCCTGATTTTTTCGGGATGTTCTCTCTCGTCTTCTTCCAACAGAGACTCAGAACTTACGAATGGTGCGGCTTCGACCGACAACCATTCTCGATTCCCTGTCAATGCGGCCAGCGTCCACGCTTCGACGACATGCAACGACTGCCACGGGAACTTTGACACTTTTTTACAGTTTTCATGTATCGATTGCCACGAGCATGAACAGCTTTCGACAACGTCCAAACACTCGGGGATTTCCGGATTCACATACGATAGCAATGCTTGTTACAGCTGCCACCCCGACGGTACCTCCGCGGCCATCAACCACGAAACGTTTTTTCCGATTAGTGCGGGTACCATACATGCGGGAATCGATTGCTCCACCTGTCACTTGGATGCCACCAAACGATCGGTTCTCGGATGCGCGACCGAAGTGTGCCATCCAAAGGCAACGACGGACGGAGATCATACGGCGATATCGGGCTATTCGTATGATGGCTCATCCTGCTACGGATGCCACCCAAAAGGCACGGCCGACGCCTCGTCCACAGTCAATCACGCTCTGATTTTTCCCATCGCGCCTGGAACAACGCACGTTGTGGCGAGTTGTTCGAACTGCCACGTCGATCCGGCGAATCGTCAAGTTGTTGCATGTGTGGATTGCCACATGTCGGATGGTTCGACGGAACATAGCAAGCCCGAAACCGACCTCCAACACGTGAATCCGAATATCCTGCTTTCGGTTAAAGACTATGCTTTCTTGACGCCGGATTGCCTCGACTGTCATCCCGATTCGAACGTCGCGCGAGTAAGCACCCATCTCCCTTTTGAAATTCAGAAAACTTCCGCCAGCAAACCCGGAAGCACGCCCAAGCACTACAATCGAGAATGCCGGAAGTGCCATAACAGCAGCCAGGCAAGCAAACCGTTCGAAGCGACCGATTTTAATGTTTACTCTTGTCTCCCTTGCCACAATAGCGGCCATACCCAAAGCTATAACAATGTCGCCGCCACCTGCACTCAGTCAGGTTGTCACGAAACCGGATGGAGGCCCTAATTGTTTGGAGCGCTGTCGTTGATCCAGGTTCGAATTTGATCGATCCTAGAATTCGCGAGACCGGATGTATTCCTCGGCATCACCTCCCCCTCGTCCGGCTCGAGAGTAGAGTCCAACTTTTGAACGAGAAAACTGTTGACCGGATCTCCCGGAACGACACGGACCTTTCCACGAGCCGCGGCATTTACTTGCTGAGCCGGGACATTGATCAACTGAGCGTACGAAACCGCTGCGGACGTAAGATCCAGCCCGCCACCCGCGGAGGAATCGTGGCAGGTCGACTGGGTACAAGATGGAGTGAAGATTTCGGATTGGATCGTGGAAAAAGTCACAGGTTCGGTGGGTGTCGGAGTCGGAGTGGGGGTGGATCCGTCGTTCGAATCCGAACAACTGCTCACCAGCAAAATGCAGACGACCCGAGAGAGTGTGACTCTCACGTCAACAATGATGGACTAACCGAGAAACCGTCGCAATAATTGATGGGCACCATGCGGACGTTCCCACTTTCTTTCTTGGTTTTGGCACTCTTTCTTCCAAATTCAGCGAGAACGGAGCCGAGGACCGTCACCGTCAACAATTTGCCGGTATTCGCCGAACCCAATTCCAAAAGCGAAGTGTTGCTACGATTGCAGAAGAACCAGATGGTGGATCGTCTCGAGACTCGAGGCCCCTGGTCCAGAATCAGGGTGAATTTTGGAGGTATGAAATTCGAAGCGTGGGTCCCGACTAAGGCATTAATTTCCGGCCAGAAAGAGAATATTCAAGACCAAAAGACAATTTTCACACCCAAAAGGACGCGAAAGGCCATCGAAGCAAGGGTGGTCTATGTAACGATTCATGAAGCCTATATCGATGTCGGGAGCTTGGACGGCGTCGTGACGGGAGTTGAGTTGAGAGCCCTTTCGGGTCGCGCCGCGCCCGCACCGTGCCGTGTGTCCCAAGTGTCCGACCGTTCCGCTATGTGTGTCGGTTTTCTTCCTCGTGTTGGCGATCGCCTTCAGGGGTGGGGGGAAGTCCCCATTCCGGAAACCGTGGAACGCTCCACAACGCTCCCCATCGAAAGCTCGGAGGAAATCCGGCGGAGAAACCAAATCAGTTCGGCGGTTTTTCAAAAAATCACGTACGTCCACAGGGAAGTGCTGGCGGGAAAGTTCGTTCCGATCCCGGTCAGTGGGTCGGTAGGCCACGACACCTGGTATTCGACCGGCTCAACGTCTTATCAACGGGAGCAGGCGAACATTTCGGTCTTTAGCGCTTCTCTCGGCAAAGGCTGGGACGCATCCGTGGATCTGTCCACGTGGTTCTGGAGCCAACGGCCGGATACGCGTCGCTTCCGCCCGGGCGATTCGGTTCAGCTTTATTTGTGGCAAGCGTTGGTCGAGCATCGACCGACGACGGATCCGTTCCGTGTCGCCGCCGGCCGGATGCGGCCGTACGCGCTACCCGGAATAGTCATGTTTGACGGGATCCAGAGTGGATATCGGATTCACCGTGGAGCTGAAGTGGGAATCTACGGAGGATTACTTCCCGATATCACCACGCTTTATCCACAAAAGAACCCTTGGCTCGCTGGCGCCTACTATCAACAGGATATCGTCATGACCAAGGACCTCCTTGTGAAAGAGGATTTTCGTGTCGGTCTTGCGAAGTCGGACGATTTCGGCAATCGCGTGGAACTGCAAACGTTATGGACCGCCTCATGGAAACGCTGGGTCGATTTTGGAGTCGACGCAAAGGCCGGTCTAACTGGCGGGGATCTTGGCGGACCGACATTCGATGCGTTACGGGTCGACATCGGCTTTCGTCCGATCGATCCGCTCCGTATATTGTTGGACGGCCGTCTCTTGCAACGGCAAACCGTCGAGGTGGGTGCGCCGGTCGCTGAAGGCTCACGGCACACAGACGGGACCATTTTATACGATCTTTATTCGTGGATGACCCTGGGACTGATGGGTGGGTACGCGAGTGAGAAAGGAGGGGATTCGCTCGATCGTTATTATGCAGGGCCGGAAGGCCGTTTTTCCAACGTGATGGGATCAAGAAGCCAGGTTACGCTCGGGGTTCAGGAAGAATTTGGGTGGCTGCGTGGAAGAATGTTCTATCTCTCCCCTCAAAAAGAATTTACGAAGGAATTTCGTTGGATGGGCCGCGCCTCGTATTCCCAGGAAGCGGAAGCGGATCAAGTTACGGACGAATGGGGTGCCTACTCGGCATTCGATCTCTCTCTGCTTTCGTGGCTTTCCGGCCGCATTTACGCCGACCTTCGGGATGGCAGCGGACCGTTCGGTGTCATCGCCGGTCTCGAATTCTCCGGCCGACTTTAGATTCAATAAATTCAATTGTTAGCGTGGTGGCAGGAATAACATTTCTGATCCTTATATTGATATCCCGCCACGCTTTTATGTTTGTCGTCCATTTTCGATTGAGAATGCGCGCTCGTATGGCAATTTCCGCAGAAAAACGTCCCGGTTGAACAGGCTCCTGAGACGGTGATACCCGCCAGTGAGCTATGGCATTCAAGACAAGCAAATTTCGAGTGCGGACCGCGCGTGATTGGGAAGCAACTGTTGTGCCCCGGGAACGTGGCCGGCCTCCATCGCGTGGGGTGGTGGCAGTCGCGGCAATTCGTTCCAAAACCAAACGCCACATGGTCAAGACTGCGGGAGGCGGTAGCTAAGTAGTCCGTCTGGTGGCAGGCGTAACATTCAAGCGCCGCGCGCGAGAATGTTTTTTCACGCTTTTCCATATGACATTCCTCACACGGAATTAGTGCGTGCCGGCCGGTGAGAGGGAAATTGGTTCTTCGGTGCGCTTCGGGCCCGAAGTTGCCAATCCAGCTGTTCTCATCATGGCATTTCTCGCAGTTCATTCCGAGCTGGCCGGCATGAATATCCTGATGACACGCACGGCACGTCTGATCAATGCGTTTTTCGTAGGCACCGCTTTCATGACATCGCCGGCACAAAACGGCCTGATGTTTCCCTTTGAGGAGAAAACCGGTTTTCGAATGATTGAACGCGGCGAATTCCCAGGCCGAAGAGCTATGGCATTTTTCGCACGGTTCAACCGAAGAAGTCTGCGCGAGCGCGCGCGAACCCATGAGTCCAAGACAGAGAACAAGATATTTAAACGTGGTCCTCACGGGAGAAAATCCTTGAACGCTCCCTTATGCGGATCGACATGACATCCCTCGCAAATCCGCGGGAACGGTTTGTATTTAACCGCTCTTACATTCGTGGCGACGGTCACGGAGAAGTGACACTTCTCGCATTTAACAGACGAATGTTTTCCTTCTAGGGCAAACGTCGTGAAACGCTTGTCGTTATGATCAAAGAGAAGTTTCTTCTTAAAATCCTCAGTCGTGTGGCAGCGTTCGCAAACTCCCGCGGAAGAAGTTTGCGCCTTGAATTGCCCCAAATGAACGTCGCGGTGGCAGGTTTCACACGCGAACGCGATGGGCCGATATCTCGCTCCCTGCTTTTCGGAGGGATGGCAACCGGCGCAGGCGATCTTTGCATGCTTTCCGGTCAACGGATAGCGGCTGTCCCGATTGTGGTCGAATCGGAGCTCTTTAAACGAGGTCACTTGATGGCATTGATCGCACCGTTTTACCGGATTGGTTTGAAAGAATTGTCCTTTGTGCGGATCGACGTGACAGGTTTCGCAAACTTGTAACGATTTTGTGTAATGGAACAGGGCAAGGCTTACCTTCAGTGGCCGGCCTTGGTTCTTTAGGGACCTTTTTGCGGTCTCAGGAACCATTCGAGCCAATTCTTTCTTTTGAGCGTGGCAAAGAGGACACGCGATCGCTCGATGTCCACCTTCCAACGGATATCGCGTTCTCATATGATCCGGTAGATCGAATTCCACCGGCAAAAAGGAATTTACGTTGTGGCAATCGCTGCAATCTTTCCAGAGAGCAGCTGTGAGCTGGCCCACATGGGCATCGATATGACAATCCGAACATCTTTCAAACTTGAGCCCCTTGAATTTCGCCGGCGTCTTTCCGAAGGGGCCGTGGCACGAGCGACATTCGACCGACGCGTGCGCGCCGCGCAACGGGAAACGAGTTTTCTCGTGAAACTCTCGCCCTTTCACCTTTTTATTGATCAGTTCGTGCCAGTCGTTTGGCGTGTGGCAGGTTTCACAAGTCTTGCCGAATTTTCCTTCATGCACGTCCCGGTGGCAGCTCTCGCAACTGGAAAACGGCATTCCATTCAGTTCTAAGAATTGTTTCCGAAGCGGTGTGGGAAAGGACTTCGCCGGCGTTGTCGTGTCCTTTTGCCATGGATGGCATTTTTCGCAAGGGACGGGCCGATGCTTGCCCACTAGAGGGAACCGGGTCGTCCGGTGGTTGAATTTCTGGGCTTTCTTCCATTCATTTTCGTCGTGACAGCTCTCGCATGTGGCGGACAGTTGGCCTCGATGCTCATCGAAATGACACGAAGCACAGGCCGTAGTCAGACCGAGATAGGTTTCCTTCCCGGGATTTTTGGCAAGGATCTCCCTCACGATCGAATCTTTAATTCGCCGGATATCGTGGCACCCGGCGCACGGAACCTTCGCGTGCCCTCCTCGAAGCGAATATCCGGTATCTTCATGGCTGAAATTCTCTTTTCCTTTTTCCCAATGAATCAATTTGAACGTGCGTCCCGCATGGTCGGGATGGCACTTTCCACATCGGTCGGCGACCTGGTCTAACCGCCCGTGGTAGCCCTTTGTCTGGCGGATTCTTTCTTGCAGCTCGGTATGGCAGGTCAGGCATTCGCCGCCCACGACCTGTTTTCCCTCTTGGTGGCATTTCAGGCAGTTCCCCTCTCCTTCGACAAACGCGTGCGGTTGGGCCAAAGGACCCGGCGAGATGAGGTTGAACTCCGCAAAAGTTTTTGTCGGCAACAATCCGAATACGATTAGAAAGAGAAGCGCGTATCGCCAGTTTAGAAAATCCACCGATACCCCAACCGTGTTGAAGTATAAATATGAAGCGCGATCACGACCACGAGAAAAACCGCCAATACGACGTGAATGGCTCGCCACCACGAGAGGAATCCCTTAACTTTGCGAAAGAAGAACTGCTGGCGCCGCATTTTGGAGAGGCGCCGAACCGTATTCTTGAAATCGTTGAATGCCAGCCTGTCGGCAAATAGGCGTCGGCAGGAATGGAGATGTCTCCGCAAGGTGAGATTTTCGAACGGTCCGGAGACAAGCGTTCCGAAAAACGAGGCTGACGCGGGAATAGGCGCGGTAGCTGATTGCAGGAGTTCGTGGACGAGTTTGGGTTTCCCCATTTGCTCCAAGTAGGGATTGAGGTGGTTTGCGAGCTGCTCCATCCTCGATCGAAGTTCGGCAGCTTCCAAATATCTTCCGCCCTCCACCGGAATCAGGCCATAGATGAATCGACCGACGATTCCCGAGCTGACCACCAGGAGTACGGAGACATAGGAAAGCGTGGCCACCATGTTGTTGGATTGAAACGCCGCGTGAAACAAAATCACGATCGGGCTCATTAAGCCGACAAACATGTGAAACGTCAGCCAGTTCCGGATCGATTTCTTTCCCTTCATCCATCGCGCATGTTTGCGAATGGGATAGAGAAAATTAGAAAGCATGACGAGCGTGGCGACGATACCGACTCCATGCCCCCAGTTTCCTCCGGGTCGCAACGATTCATGGAGCGGAGAGCGGACCCTCTCCGCGATCGGGAGGCGATAGTAGTTCAACCCGACGTAGGTGAGATACCCGACAATGAGAATGCCGAAGACGGTTAGGCCGACGATCATTGACCGCCTCTTCTTCTCTTCCAAGACCACTTCTTGGGTGACCCGCGAAAGATCGAGCGAGGAGCCGGACGGTCTTCGCGCCGTCGGTATTCGCTCGGTTCCGAAATATCGCTTGATTTCGATTCCCAATTGCTTGAGGTACTCGGTGGGGACAATCCCTCCCGCCTGGACGATCACGAAATCGTTGGGAAGCTCGACCGAAGATCCCCGGACATCCAATGTGACCGCTTTCGGGCGGACCGCTTTCACATTGGAACTCATCAATGCGCGGATTTTTCCTCGCGCGATCAAGGCATCCATCTTTTCTTTGTTCGCCGGCCGACAGCGCCCGAACGCTGGACCGCGGTACGAGACGGATACCTTCGCGCTCGATTGTTCGGCCAACATGATCGCGCACTCGAGCGCCGAATCTCCTCCTCCGACCACGAGAACGTTCGCCCCGTTGTATTGTTCCGGGTCGATGAGGCGGTAGGTCACTTTTTCAAGCTCCTCGCCAGGCACATCCAACTTGCGCGGCGTGCCCATTCGGCCGATGGCCAGCACCACCTTTCGTGCCCGAAGAGCCCCTTTGTTCGTGACGACCTTAAAGGCTCCGTCCTGACCTTGAATGCCGGTCACCGCGATGCCGGTATGGGCCTGAACCTCGCCGGCACGCAATGCCTTATTCCAAGTCGAGAGCAAATCTTCTTTTGAAATTTCCGGCCGGCCAAACCATCCCAAGTAGGGAAGTTTCACCTTTTCCGTCATGACCAACTTCTGGCGGGGATAATTCGCGATCGTGCCTCCGAATTTTTCTTCCTTTTCCAGAAGTCGGAACTTGAGCCCCGCTTCCTTGCACGCCAGTGCCGTCGCCATTCCGGCTGGGCCGGCCCCGATGATGGCCACGTCCGTCGTACCTTCCTCGTTCGACCGACCCAGGATCTTCTTGAAATGCGCTGCAACCTGTAATCCTTGGGTGATGGCGTTCTTGATAAGTCCCATTCCACCCAATTCACCGACGACATGAACGCCGGCCCGACTGGTTTCGAAGAATTGGTCGATTTCCGGAAGGTCCACGCCGCGTTCGCTCGAACCAAAGACCAGGCGGATCGCGTCCACGGGGCATTCGAGTTCGCAGCGCCCGTGGCCGATGCAGTTGGACGCTTCAATGAGAGCGGCTT
Encoded proteins:
- the queG gene encoding tRNA epoxyqueuosine(34) reductase QueG, with protein sequence MKRSGAETLKEYGLSIGFDRIGITTADPPADFRRYLDWIERGGAGDLWYLTEPSRVEKRRDLQRVLPGVRTVIVGAISYAPQSNHQPTNAKFARYAWGLDYHKVVLEKLEQLAAWLSEQVDAPFRYRTYVDTGPILERSLAERAGIGWIGKNTCLMSEETGSYLYLGELLSTLDLPTDAPALNRCGTCTRCLDACPTQALEAPYQLRSDRCISYQTVENRNGEIPEPIAQRLNGWVAGCDICQEVCPWNHEPFPMRLEALRPLPHLRLSLQELCTLSEDDFHRHFDSTSFRRIGRSALARNAKAALRDCGSFAEMRSSGRRDCAPAR
- a CDS encoding NAD(P)-binding domain-containing protein — protein: MEEFLGVSHEAILFASTITVAAGMLWFVARRMVRQKRDTQTYEESVRQQLHIAPTLHPVIDPNTCIGSLSCIKVCPEGDILGIVEGKAALIEASNCIGHGRCELECPVDAIRLVFGSSERGVDLPEIDQFFETSRAGVHVVGELGGMGLIKNAITQGLQVAAHFKKILGRSNEEGTTDVAIIGAGPAGMATALACKEAGLKFRLLEKEEKFGGTIANYPRQKLVMTEKVKLPYLGWFGRPEISKEDLLSTWNKALRAGEVQAHTGIAVTGIQGQDGAFKVVTNKGALRARKVVLAIGRMGTPRKLDVPGEELEKVTYRLIDPEQYNGANVLVVGGGDSALECAIMLAEQSSAKVSVSYRGPAFGRCRPANKEKMDALIARGKIRALMSSNVKAVRPKAVTLDVRGSSVELPNDFVIVQAGGIVPTEYLKQLGIEIKRYFGTERIPTARRPSGSSLDLSRVTQEVVLEEKKRRSMIVGLTVFGILIVGYLTYVGLNYYRLPIAERVRSPLHESLRPGGNWGHGVGIVATLVMLSNFLYPIRKHARWMKGKKSIRNWLTFHMFVGLMSPIVILFHAAFQSNNMVATLSYVSVLLVVSSGIVGRFIYGLIPVEGGRYLEAAELRSRMEQLANHLNPYLEQMGKPKLVHELLQSATAPIPASASFFGTLVSGPFENLTLRRHLHSCRRLFADRLAFNDFKNTVRRLSKMRRQQFFFRKVKGFLSWWRAIHVVLAVFLVVVIALHIYTSTRLGYRWIF